The following coding sequences lie in one Streptomyces venezuelae genomic window:
- a CDS encoding RidA family protein → MTEVRRVQSGSPWEEAFGFARAVQAGDRIVVGGTTSFKGDVLYGEGDPYEQTRVAIGNALEAMGELGAGAESVIRVRIFLTHARDVDEVGRAHKEVFDSVRPVMTMAVVSGFVDPRILVEVELEAFRGAPA, encoded by the coding sequence ATGACCGAGGTGCGACGAGTGCAGAGCGGCAGCCCCTGGGAGGAGGCGTTCGGCTTCGCCCGCGCCGTCCAGGCGGGCGACCGGATCGTGGTCGGCGGCACCACCTCCTTCAAGGGTGATGTCCTGTACGGCGAGGGCGACCCCTACGAACAGACGCGGGTCGCCATCGGCAACGCGCTGGAGGCGATGGGCGAGCTCGGCGCCGGAGCCGAGTCCGTGATCCGCGTCCGCATATTCCTGACCCACGCGCGCGACGTCGACGAGGTGGGCCGCGCCCACAAGGAGGTCTTCGACTCCGTGCGTCCGGTGATGACCATGGCGGTCGTCTCCGGCTTCGTCGACCCGCGCATCCTGGTCGAAGTGGAACTGGAAGCCTTCCGAGGAGCCCCCGCATGA
- the priA gene encoding bifunctional 1-(5-phosphoribosyl)-5-((5-phosphoribosylamino)methylideneamino)imidazole-4-carboxamide isomerase/phosphoribosylanthranilate isomerase PriA: MSTLELLPAVDVRDGQAVRLVHGESGTETSYGSPLEAALAWQRSGAEWLHLVDLDAAFGTGDNRALIAEVAGAMDIKVELSGGIRDDASLAAALATGCTRVNLGTAALETPEWVAKVIAEHGDKIAVGLDVRGTTLRGRGWTRDGGDLYETLERLNAEGCARYVVTDIAKDGTLQGPNLELLKNVCAATDRPVVASGGVSSLDDLRAIAELVPQGVEGSIVGKALYAKAFTLEEALEAVSR, translated from the coding sequence GTGAGCACCCTCGAACTCCTTCCCGCCGTCGACGTCCGCGACGGCCAGGCCGTACGCCTCGTCCACGGCGAGTCCGGCACGGAGACCTCCTACGGCTCCCCGCTGGAGGCCGCCCTCGCCTGGCAGCGGTCGGGCGCCGAGTGGCTGCACCTGGTCGACCTGGACGCCGCGTTCGGCACCGGCGACAACCGCGCCCTGATCGCCGAGGTCGCGGGCGCCATGGACATCAAGGTGGAACTCTCCGGCGGCATCCGCGACGACGCCTCGCTGGCCGCGGCGCTCGCCACCGGCTGCACCCGCGTCAACCTGGGCACGGCCGCCCTGGAGACCCCGGAGTGGGTCGCCAAGGTCATCGCCGAGCACGGCGACAAGATCGCGGTCGGTCTCGACGTACGCGGCACGACGCTGCGCGGCCGCGGCTGGACGCGCGACGGCGGCGACCTCTACGAGACCCTGGAGCGCCTGAACGCCGAGGGCTGCGCGCGGTACGTGGTCACGGACATCGCCAAGGACGGCACGCTGCAGGGCCCCAACCTGGAGCTCCTGAAGAACGTCTGCGCGGCGACGGACCGCCCGGTGGTGGCCTCCGGTGGCGTCTCGTCCCTCGACGACCTGCGCGCCATCGCCGAGCTCGTCCCGCAGGGCGTCGAGGGCTCCATCGTCGGCAAGGCGCTGTACGCGAAGGCGTTCACGCTGGAGGAAGCGCTGGAGGCCGTGTCGCGATGA
- the hisH gene encoding imidazole glycerol phosphate synthase subunit HisH, whose protein sequence is MSTPKKVVVFDYGFGNVRSAERALARAGADVEITRDYDRAMNADGLLVPGVGAFAACMQGLKEARGDWIVGRRLSGGRPVMGICVGMQILFARGIEHGVETEGLDEWPGTVEPLRAEIVPHMGWNTVQASAGSPLFKDLDDEARFYFVHSYAVHDWSLEVANPAMRAPYVHWSTHGEPFVAAVENGALSATQFHPEKSGDAGAQLLTNWIGTL, encoded by the coding sequence ATGAGCACTCCCAAGAAGGTCGTCGTCTTCGACTACGGCTTCGGCAACGTGCGCTCCGCCGAGCGCGCCCTCGCGCGCGCGGGCGCCGACGTCGAGATCACCCGCGACTACGACAGGGCCATGAACGCCGACGGCCTGCTCGTCCCCGGCGTCGGCGCCTTCGCCGCCTGCATGCAGGGGCTGAAGGAGGCGCGCGGCGACTGGATCGTGGGCCGCCGCCTGTCCGGCGGGCGCCCCGTCATGGGCATCTGCGTCGGCATGCAGATCCTCTTCGCGCGCGGCATCGAGCACGGCGTGGAGACCGAGGGCCTCGACGAGTGGCCCGGCACGGTCGAGCCGCTGAGGGCCGAGATCGTGCCGCACATGGGCTGGAACACGGTCCAGGCGTCGGCGGGCTCCCCGCTCTTCAAGGACCTGGACGACGAGGCGCGCTTCTACTTCGTGCACTCCTACGCGGTTCACGACTGGTCCCTGGAGGTCGCGAACCCGGCGATGCGCGCCCCCTACGTGCACTGGTCCACGCACGGCGAGCCCTTCGTGGCGGCCGTCGAGAACGGCGCCCTGAGCGCCACCCAGTTCCACCCCGAGAAGTCCGGCGACGCCGGCGCCCAGCTCCTCACCAACTGGATCGGAACCCTGTGA
- the hisB gene encoding imidazoleglycerol-phosphate dehydratase HisB, with the protein MTRESRVGRIERTTKETSVVVEIDLDGTGKVDVSTGVGFYDHMLDQLGRHGLFDLTVKTDGDLHIDSHHTIEDTALALGAAFKQALGDKVGIYRFGNCTVPLDESLAQVTVDLSGRPYLVHTEPENMAPMIGAYDTTMTRHILESFVAQAQIALHVHVPYGRNAHHIVECQFKALARALRYASERDPRAEGILPSTKGAL; encoded by the coding sequence ATGACCCGCGAAAGCCGCGTCGGAAGAATCGAGCGGACCACCAAGGAGACCTCCGTCGTCGTCGAGATCGACCTCGACGGCACCGGCAAGGTCGACGTGTCGACCGGGGTCGGCTTCTACGACCACATGCTCGACCAGCTCGGCCGCCACGGCCTCTTCGACCTGACGGTCAAGACCGACGGCGACCTGCACATCGACTCGCACCACACCATCGAGGACACCGCGCTCGCCCTCGGCGCCGCCTTCAAGCAGGCGCTCGGCGACAAGGTCGGCATCTACCGCTTCGGCAACTGCACCGTCCCGCTGGACGAGTCGCTCGCCCAGGTGACCGTCGACCTGTCCGGCCGCCCGTACCTCGTGCACACCGAGCCCGAGAACATGGCGCCCATGATCGGCGCGTACGACACGACGATGACCCGGCACATCCTGGAGTCCTTCGTCGCGCAGGCCCAGATCGCGCTGCACGTCCACGTGCCGTACGGACGCAACGCCCACCACATCGTGGAGTGCCAGTTCAAGGCCCTGGCCCGCGCCCTGCGGTACGCCTCCGAGCGCGACCCGCGCGCCGAGGGCATCCTTCCTTCCACGAAGGGCGCGCTGTAA
- a CDS encoding histidinol-phosphate transaminase, with product MNVRIDDLPVRDELRGKSPYGAPQLDVPVRLNTNENPYPLPEPLVERIAERVREAARDLNRYPDRDAVELRTELARYLTRTGGHEVTRAHVWAANGSNEVIQQLLQTFGGPGRTAIGFEPSYSMHGLIARGTGTGWISGPRHDDFTIDVDAAAKAIAEHRPDVVFITTPNNPTGNAVPADAVLALYEAAQAAKPSIVVIDEAYVEFSHGDSLLPLIEGRPHLVVSRTMSKAFGAAGLRLGYLAADPAVVDAVQLVRLPYHLSAVTQATALAALEHTDTLLKYVEQLKGERDRIVTELRATGYEVTDSDANFVQFGRFADSHEVWQQILDRGVLVRDNGVPGWLRVSTGTPEENDAFLDAVRELKKEQSA from the coding sequence GTGAACGTCCGGATCGACGACCTGCCCGTGCGCGACGAGCTGCGCGGCAAGTCCCCCTACGGCGCACCCCAGCTCGACGTGCCCGTACGCCTCAACACCAACGAGAACCCCTACCCGCTGCCCGAGCCCCTGGTCGAGCGCATCGCCGAGCGGGTCCGCGAGGCCGCCCGCGACCTCAACCGCTACCCCGACCGGGACGCCGTCGAGCTGCGCACCGAGCTCGCCCGCTACCTCACCCGCACCGGCGGGCACGAGGTGACGCGCGCCCACGTGTGGGCGGCCAACGGCTCCAACGAAGTCATCCAGCAGCTCCTGCAGACCTTCGGCGGGCCGGGCCGCACGGCCATCGGCTTCGAGCCCTCGTACTCGATGCACGGCCTCATCGCCCGCGGCACCGGCACCGGCTGGATCTCGGGGCCGCGCCACGACGACTTCACCATCGACGTCGACGCGGCCGCCAAGGCCATCGCCGAGCACCGCCCCGACGTCGTCTTCATCACCACGCCCAACAACCCCACCGGCAACGCCGTCCCGGCCGACGCCGTCCTCGCCCTGTACGAGGCGGCGCAGGCCGCGAAGCCGTCGATCGTCGTCATCGACGAGGCGTACGTGGAGTTCAGCCACGGCGACTCGCTGCTCCCGCTGATCGAGGGGCGGCCGCACCTCGTCGTCTCCCGCACCATGTCGAAGGCCTTTGGCGCGGCGGGGCTGCGCCTGGGCTACCTCGCCGCCGACCCGGCGGTCGTCGACGCGGTGCAGCTCGTACGCCTGCCCTACCACCTGTCGGCCGTCACCCAGGCCACCGCGCTGGCCGCTCTGGAGCACACCGACACGCTCCTGAAGTACGTCGAGCAGCTCAAGGGCGAGCGCGACCGCATCGTCACGGAGCTGCGCGCGACGGGGTACGAAGTGACCGACTCCGACGCCAACTTCGTGCAGTTCGGGCGGTTCGCCGACTCCCATGAGGTGTGGCAGCAGATCCTCGACCGGGGTGTCCTGGTGCGGGACAACGGCGTGCCGGGATGGCTGCGCGTGTCCACCGGGACCCCCGAAGAAAACGACGCGTTCCTCGATGCGGTACGCGAACTCAAGAAGGAGCAGAGCGCATGA
- the hisD gene encoding histidinol dehydrogenase encodes MISRIDLRGDALTEFPSGPALRALLPRADFDVAAALEKVRPICEDVHHRGDAALIDYAEKFDGVRLDQVRVPAAALTEALEGLDPAVRAALEESIRRARTVHREQRRAPHTTQVVPGGTVTEKWVPVERVGLYAPGGRSVYPSSVIMNAVPAQEAGVESMALASPPQADFGGLPHPTILAACALLGIDEVYAVGGAQAVAMFAYGTETCAPANMVTGPGNIWVAAAKRYFTGRIGIDTEAGPTEIAVLADDTADPAHVASDLISQAEHDPLAAAVLVTDSLALADAVEKELAPQVAATKHVEDRIVPALRGRQSAIVLVDGLEEGLKVVDAYGAEHLEIQTDDAAAVAGRVKNAGAIFVGPWAPVSLGDYCAGSNHVLPTGGCACHSSGLSVQSFLRGIHIVDYTREALADVAHHVVTLAEAEDLPAHGAAVKARFAEGEPGWHSGWKVPTT; translated from the coding sequence GTGATCTCTCGAATCGATCTGCGCGGCGATGCCCTCACGGAGTTTCCGTCGGGTCCCGCCCTGCGCGCCCTGCTGCCCCGTGCCGACTTCGACGTCGCGGCCGCCCTGGAGAAGGTGCGGCCCATCTGCGAGGACGTGCATCATCGTGGCGACGCGGCCCTGATCGACTACGCGGAGAAGTTCGACGGCGTGCGCCTGGACCAGGTCCGCGTCCCCGCCGCCGCCCTCACCGAGGCCCTCGAAGGACTCGACCCGGCCGTGCGCGCGGCCCTGGAGGAGTCCATCCGCCGCGCCCGCACCGTCCACCGCGAGCAGCGCCGCGCCCCGCACACCACGCAGGTCGTCCCCGGCGGCACCGTCACCGAGAAGTGGGTGCCCGTCGAGCGCGTCGGGCTCTACGCACCGGGCGGCCGGTCCGTCTACCCCTCCTCCGTGATCATGAACGCCGTCCCGGCGCAGGAGGCCGGCGTCGAGTCGATGGCGCTCGCATCCCCGCCGCAGGCCGACTTCGGTGGCCTTCCGCACCCGACGATCCTCGCCGCCTGCGCGCTCCTCGGCATCGACGAGGTGTACGCGGTCGGCGGCGCCCAGGCCGTCGCGATGTTCGCGTACGGCACCGAGACCTGCGCCCCCGCCAACATGGTCACAGGACCCGGCAACATCTGGGTCGCGGCCGCCAAGCGCTACTTCACCGGACGCATCGGCATCGACACCGAGGCGGGCCCGACCGAGATCGCCGTCCTCGCCGACGACACCGCCGACCCGGCGCACGTCGCGTCCGACCTGATCAGCCAGGCCGAGCACGACCCGCTCGCGGCCGCCGTCCTCGTCACGGACTCCCTCGCGCTCGCCGACGCGGTCGAGAAGGAGCTGGCGCCGCAGGTCGCCGCCACCAAGCACGTCGAGGACCGCATCGTCCCCGCGCTGCGCGGGCGCCAGTCCGCGATCGTCCTGGTCGACGGCCTGGAGGAAGGCCTCAAGGTCGTCGACGCGTACGGCGCGGAGCACCTGGAGATCCAGACCGATGACGCGGCCGCCGTCGCGGGGCGCGTCAAGAACGCCGGCGCGATCTTCGTCGGCCCCTGGGCGCCCGTCTCCCTCGGCGACTACTGCGCGGGCTCCAACCACGTCCTGCCCACCGGCGGCTGCGCCTGCCACTCCTCGGGGCTCAGCGTCCAGTCGTTCCTGCGCGGCATCCACATCGTCGACTACACCCGCGAGGCCCTCGCCGACGTCGCGCACCACGTCGTGACGCTCGCCGAGGCGGAGGACCTGCCCGCGCACGGCGCGGCGGTCAAGGCGCGTTTTGCCGAAGGCGAACCAGGCTGGCACAGCGGATGGAAGGTGCCGACCACGTGA
- a CDS encoding oxidoreductase — translation MWQAFRNGSVYDLRSGDPAVDDPHGGHPWGPERSVRARIVCWLLLDGPPALAGRVSSLKLAGVQITDPLDLAGGTVVPYTEMKHCRFEKEVLLPEARFATLRLVDCSIPRVEAARLHTEGDLHLPRCRIHNGIRLTDAHIGTDLLLNQAVVYRDRRSHSITGDGLTVGQDLQAEMMESHGELSLRGAKIGVSLSLRGSRLVNQYGRHALNAPQMTVERTLYLTPAAVGNPPQTSGTTPARGTRVQRFECEGGIRLDDGRFGDAIDFAHARLTLQNDQEISLRRVQTPELRFLGEAPRAGKVVLSGARVVNLIDRASSWPGPGGLQMGGFTYENLVPQGSFPLSRRLDWVMAATAEYNPEPYEKLATVLRNGGEDADAREVLLAKQRRRRETLPLAAKLWGYAQDWTVAYGYRPGRAAVWMAVLWAVSAVAFSRAEHPAIKPGEHPNWNPALFSLDLLLPVINLGQDTYWQLNGGWQWFSTALILLGWILATTVAAGATRLLRRS, via the coding sequence ATGTGGCAGGCCTTCCGCAACGGCAGTGTGTACGACCTGAGATCGGGCGATCCGGCCGTCGACGATCCGCACGGCGGGCACCCCTGGGGCCCCGAGCGGAGCGTGCGGGCCCGCATCGTGTGCTGGCTGCTGCTCGACGGCCCGCCGGCGCTCGCGGGCCGCGTCTCGTCCCTGAAGCTGGCGGGCGTGCAGATCACCGATCCGCTCGACCTCGCGGGCGGCACGGTCGTCCCGTATACCGAGATGAAGCACTGCCGCTTCGAGAAGGAGGTCCTCCTTCCCGAGGCCCGCTTCGCCACGCTGCGGCTCGTCGACTGCTCGATCCCGCGCGTCGAGGCGGCCCGGCTGCACACCGAGGGCGATCTGCACCTGCCGCGCTGCCGCATCCACAACGGCATCCGCCTCACCGACGCCCACATCGGCACCGACCTGCTCCTGAACCAGGCCGTGGTCTACCGCGACCGGCGCAGCCACTCCATCACCGGCGACGGCCTCACCGTCGGCCAGGACCTCCAGGCCGAGATGATGGAGTCGCACGGCGAGCTGAGCCTGCGCGGCGCGAAGATCGGCGTGTCCCTGAGCCTGCGCGGCAGCAGGCTGGTGAACCAGTACGGCAGGCACGCGCTGAACGCCCCGCAGATGACCGTCGAGCGCACCCTGTACCTGACCCCGGCCGCCGTCGGCAATCCCCCGCAGACCAGCGGCACCACACCCGCCCGCGGCACCCGCGTCCAGCGCTTCGAGTGCGAGGGCGGCATCCGCCTCGACGACGGCCGCTTCGGCGACGCCATCGACTTCGCGCACGCCCGCCTCACGCTCCAGAACGACCAGGAGATCTCGCTGCGCCGCGTCCAGACGCCGGAGCTCCGCTTCCTCGGCGAGGCGCCGCGCGCCGGGAAGGTCGTCCTGTCCGGCGCCCGGGTCGTCAACCTCATCGACCGGGCGTCGAGCTGGCCGGGGCCCGGCGGCCTGCAGATGGGCGGTTTCACGTACGAGAACCTCGTGCCGCAGGGCAGCTTCCCGCTCTCCCGGCGGCTCGACTGGGTGATGGCCGCGACCGCCGAGTACAACCCCGAGCCGTACGAGAAGCTCGCCACCGTCCTGCGCAACGGCGGCGAGGACGCCGACGCCCGCGAGGTGCTCCTCGCCAAGCAGCGGCGGCGCCGCGAGACCCTCCCCCTTGCGGCGAAGCTCTGGGGCTACGCGCAGGACTGGACCGTCGCCTACGGCTACCGGCCGGGGCGGGCCGCGGTCTGGATGGCCGTGCTGTGGGCGGTCAGCGCGGTGGCGTTCTCGCGCGCCGAGCATCCGGCGATCAAGCCGGGCGAGCACCCGAATTGGAACCCCGCCCTGTTCTCCCTCGACCTGCTGCTGCCCGTCATCAACCTCGGGCAGGACACCTACTGGCAGCTGAACGGCGGCTGGCAGTGGTTCTCGACCGCGCTGATCCTGCTCGGCTGGATCCTGGCGACCACGGTGGCAGCCGGCGCCACCCGCCTCCTGCGCCGCAGCTGA
- a CDS encoding LON peptidase substrate-binding domain-containing protein, translated as MPVVTTRLPLFPLNSVLFPGLVLPLNVFEERYRAMMRELLKTPEEEQRQFAVVAIRDGQEVAPSAPGLPDQTALPELGPAAGFGDDPIKAFHTMGCVADAATIRERDDGGFEVLATGTTRVRITSVDASGPFLTAEVEEVPEESGEGAGTLAEGVLRAFRSYQKRLAGARERSLSTGAELPDDPSVVSYLVAAAAVLDTGTKQRLLEARDTASRLRDELTLLRSETAIIRNLPSLPATDLTRGTTSLN; from the coding sequence TTGCCGGTCGTGACCACCCGGCTTCCGCTCTTTCCGCTCAACTCGGTGCTGTTCCCCGGCCTCGTGCTGCCGCTGAACGTCTTCGAGGAGCGATATCGCGCCATGATGCGCGAGCTGCTCAAGACCCCCGAGGAGGAGCAGCGCCAGTTCGCCGTCGTCGCGATCCGCGACGGCCAGGAGGTGGCGCCGAGCGCGCCGGGCCTCCCCGACCAGACGGCGCTGCCCGAGCTCGGGCCCGCCGCGGGGTTCGGCGACGATCCGATCAAGGCGTTCCACACCATGGGGTGCGTGGCGGACGCCGCGACGATCAGGGAGCGCGACGACGGCGGCTTCGAGGTCCTCGCGACGGGCACGACCCGGGTGCGCATCACCTCGGTCGACGCCTCGGGGCCCTTCCTCACCGCCGAGGTCGAGGAGGTGCCCGAGGAGTCCGGCGAGGGCGCGGGCACGCTCGCCGAGGGTGTCCTGCGCGCCTTCCGCTCCTACCAGAAGCGGCTGGCCGGGGCCCGGGAGCGGTCGCTGTCGACGGGCGCCGAGCTGCCCGACGACCCGTCCGTCGTCTCGTACCTGGTCGCCGCGGCGGCCGTCCTGGACACCGGCACGAAGCAGCGGCTCCTGGAGGCGCGGGACACGGCGTCGCGGCTGCGGGACGAGCTGACCCTGCTGCGCTCCGAGACCGCGATCATCCGTAACCTGCCCTCGCTGCCCGCGACGGACCTGACGCGCGGGACGACGAGCCTCAACTGA
- the ybaK gene encoding Cys-tRNA(Pro) deacylase gives MAKKQKKQPAQAGGTPATVALTAAGTPFTVHSYDHDPSHPSYGEEAAEAMGVSPDRVFKTLVADVDGALTVAVVPVAGTLDLKALAAAVSGKKAVMADPAAAERTTGYVRGGISPLGQRKKLRTVLDDSASAHATICVSAGRRGLEVELAPGDLASLTDAVLAPIGRA, from the coding sequence TTGGCGAAGAAGCAGAAAAAACAGCCGGCACAGGCCGGAGGGACGCCCGCGACGGTCGCGCTGACCGCGGCCGGCACGCCCTTCACGGTCCACTCCTACGACCACGACCCGTCCCACCCCTCGTACGGTGAGGAGGCCGCGGAGGCGATGGGCGTGTCGCCCGACCGCGTCTTCAAGACGCTGGTCGCCGACGTCGACGGCGCGCTCACCGTGGCGGTCGTCCCGGTGGCGGGCACCCTCGACCTGAAGGCGCTGGCCGCCGCGGTCTCCGGCAAGAAGGCCGTGATGGCCGACCCGGCCGCCGCCGAGCGCACCACGGGCTACGTACGGGGCGGCATCTCGCCGCTCGGCCAGCGCAAGAAGCTGCGCACGGTCCTGGACGACTCGGCGTCGGCGCACGCCACGATCTGCGTCTCGGCGGGCCGCCGGGGTCTTGAGGTGGAGCTGGCGCCGGGCGACCTGGCGTCGCTCACGGACGCGGTCCTCGCGCCGATCGGCCGGGCGTAG
- a CDS encoding DUF2567 domain-containing protein, which yields MTAPLTPSPPPDEQPPHDPWQSPAYPGGATAPHGHERDGDGLRAEVVQAAVIMVAVAVAGVLLGALWMWLAPRVPLVSDGKAVYLKDTEGEQAIGTDGTFTLLSLGFGLVSGVVVFLLRRRGGIPLVAGLAVGSLLGALLAWRVGIFLGPETDVVAHAKSVGKGVVFDAPLELKAMGTVLAWPVAALAVHLGLTGLFGPRDPEPYPRDPESYPRGPEPYPGP from the coding sequence GTGACCGCACCGTTGACTCCCTCACCGCCGCCGGACGAACAACCCCCGCACGACCCCTGGCAGAGCCCCGCGTACCCGGGCGGAGCGACGGCTCCCCACGGGCACGAGCGGGACGGTGACGGCCTGCGGGCCGAAGTGGTGCAGGCCGCGGTGATCATGGTCGCGGTGGCCGTGGCCGGCGTGCTGCTCGGCGCGCTGTGGATGTGGCTCGCCCCGCGGGTGCCGCTCGTCTCGGACGGCAAGGCGGTGTACCTGAAGGACACCGAGGGCGAGCAGGCCATCGGGACAGACGGAACGTTCACCCTGCTGTCGCTCGGCTTCGGCCTGGTCAGCGGTGTCGTCGTCTTCCTGCTCCGCAGGCGCGGCGGCATCCCCCTGGTCGCGGGGCTCGCGGTCGGCAGCCTCCTCGGCGCGCTGCTCGCGTGGCGGGTCGGCATCTTCCTCGGCCCCGAGACGGACGTGGTCGCGCACGCCAAGTCCGTCGGCAAGGGCGTCGTCTTCGACGCGCCGCTGGAGCTCAAGGCGATGGGCACGGTCCTCGCCTGGCCGGTGGCCGCGCTGGCCGTGCACCTCGGCCTCACGGGACTGTTCGGTCCGCGGGACCCGGAGCCGTACCCGAGGGACCCTGAGTCGTACCCGAGGGGCCCGGAGCCGTACCCGGGGCCGTGA
- a CDS encoding ABC transporter permease yields the protein MSAVPLEAVVRADGRAEAAGPEPAPLGPPARLLPALSAVYRAQLSRARVARIPLLFVATFQSVGIMILMRGVVDGGGEARAVVAGSSVLVVAFVALNLLAQYFGQLRSDGGLDHYATLPVPPAAVVLGAAAAYASFTVPGTFVTAIVGCGLFGLPFTHLWVLLAVIPLAGAALAGLGAALGLLAPRPELATLLGQMGMSAALLLGVLPADRMPTVLQYARDLLPSTYGVEAFARTFGPDPDWAVVALDLAVCAGVGVVSLAVATWAFRRAAVR from the coding sequence GTGAGTGCCGTTCCCCTCGAAGCCGTGGTGCGGGCCGACGGGCGTGCCGAGGCGGCCGGTCCGGAGCCGGCGCCCCTCGGGCCGCCCGCCCGGCTCCTGCCGGCGCTCTCGGCGGTCTACCGCGCCCAGCTCTCGCGGGCCCGGGTCGCCCGCATCCCGCTGCTCTTCGTGGCGACCTTCCAGTCCGTCGGCATCATGATCCTGATGCGCGGCGTCGTCGACGGGGGCGGTGAGGCGCGCGCCGTCGTCGCCGGGTCCTCCGTGCTCGTCGTCGCGTTCGTCGCCCTCAACCTGCTCGCCCAGTACTTCGGGCAGCTCCGCTCCGACGGCGGGCTCGACCACTACGCCACGCTCCCCGTGCCCCCCGCGGCCGTGGTCCTCGGGGCCGCCGCGGCGTACGCCTCGTTCACGGTGCCCGGGACGTTCGTGACCGCGATCGTCGGGTGCGGGCTCTTCGGGCTGCCCTTCACCCACCTGTGGGTGCTGCTCGCGGTGATCCCGCTGGCCGGTGCCGCCCTCGCGGGGCTCGGCGCGGCCCTCGGCCTGCTCGCGCCCCGGCCCGAACTGGCCACGCTGCTCGGTCAGATGGGCATGTCGGCGGCGCTGCTGCTCGGCGTGCTCCCGGCCGACCGCATGCCGACGGTGCTGCAGTACGCGCGTGACCTGCTGCCGTCGACGTACGGCGTGGAGGCCTTCGCCCGGACGTTCGGTCCTGACCCGGACTGGGCCGTCGTCGCCCTGGACCTCGCGGTCTGCGCGGGCGTCGGCGTCGTCTCCCTGGCCGTCGCCACGTGGGCGTTCCGCCGGGCGGCCGTCCGGTGA
- a CDS encoding ABC transporter ATP-binding protein, with protein MSTRPTPAVRQGLRQEHGNDAVCAVRDLVKTYPAARARRGRPATPEVRATDGIGLTVGRGEIFGLLGPNGAGKSTLVRQLTGLMRPDSGSVEILGHDIVRHPERAARILAYLGQESTALDELTVSLAVETTGRLRGLDVPRARAERDAVLEELGLTPLASRPLKKLSGGQRRLACFATALVGERQLLVLDEPTTGMDPVARRAVWAAIDWRRAERGTTVVLVTHNVIEAETVLDRVAVLDQGKVIACDSPAGLKEKVADEVRVELVWRERAPLDVPEVAALRSSAVESGRRWSLRLAPDEARAAVAAVTGGAAFAALDDFTLATPSLEDVYLALGGSGRGLVKA; from the coding sequence GTGAGTACGCGCCCGACACCGGCAGTCCGACAGGGACTCCGTCAGGAACACGGCAACGACGCCGTCTGCGCGGTGCGCGACCTGGTGAAGACCTATCCGGCCGCCCGCGCCCGGCGCGGCAGGCCCGCGACCCCCGAGGTCCGCGCCACCGACGGGATCGGTCTCACGGTCGGACGCGGCGAGATCTTCGGTCTGCTCGGTCCCAACGGCGCCGGCAAATCCACCCTCGTACGCCAGCTGACCGGGCTCATGCGGCCCGACAGCGGCAGCGTCGAGATCCTCGGCCACGACATCGTGCGGCACCCCGAGCGGGCCGCGCGGATCCTCGCGTACCTCGGTCAGGAGTCCACCGCTCTCGACGAGCTGACCGTGTCGCTCGCCGTCGAGACGACCGGGCGGCTGCGTGGCCTCGACGTGCCGCGGGCGCGGGCCGAGCGGGACGCGGTCCTGGAGGAGCTCGGGCTCACACCGCTGGCCTCGCGGCCGCTGAAGAAGCTCTCCGGCGGGCAGCGCAGGCTCGCCTGCTTCGCCACCGCGCTGGTGGGGGAGCGGCAGCTGCTCGTCCTGGACGAACCCACCACCGGCATGGACCCGGTCGCGCGGCGCGCCGTCTGGGCGGCCATCGACTGGCGCAGGGCCGAGCGCGGCACGACGGTGGTCCTCGTGACCCACAACGTCATCGAGGCGGAGACCGTCCTCGACCGCGTCGCCGTGCTCGACCAGGGCAAGGTCATCGCCTGCGACAGCCCCGCCGGGCTCAAGGAGAAGGTCGCGGACGAGGTCAGGGTGGAACTGGTGTGGCGGGAGCGGGCGCCGCTCGACGTGCCCGAGGTGGCCGCGCTGCGGTCCTCCGCGGTGGAGTCGGGGCGCCGCTGGTCCCTGCGGCTCGCCCCGGACGAGGCGCGGGCCGCCGTGGCCGCCGTCACCGGTGGTGCCGCGTTCGCCGCGCTGGACGACTTCACGCTGGCCACGCCCAGCCTGGAGGACGTCTACCTCGCCCTCGGCGGCAGCGGACGGGGGCTGGTGAAGGCGTGA